The following coding sequences are from one Lolium rigidum isolate FL_2022 chromosome 6, APGP_CSIRO_Lrig_0.1, whole genome shotgun sequence window:
- the LOC124660651 gene encoding uncharacterized protein LOC124660651: MADESSSPASYIRLVQHLIEKCLCYDMDKEECVKALEKHANIMPAVTSTVWKELEKENKEFFETYKKDHGSERTCPSSEKSSTSRSSDDNDN, from the exons ATGGCCGACGAGTCGTCGTCCCCAGCTTCTTACATCCGATTG GTGCAGCATCTGATCGAGAAGTGCCTCTGCTACGACATGGACAAGGAGGAATGCGTGAAGGCGCTGGAGAAGCACGCCAACATCATGCCCGCCGTCACCTCCACTG TGTGGAAGGAGCTGGAGAAGGAGAACAAGGAGTTCTTCGAGACGTACAAGAAGGACCACGGCTCGGAGAGGACCTGTCCTTCGTCGGAGAAGTCGTCTACGTCGAGGAGCTCGGACGACAACGACAACTAG